The Muricauda sp. SCSIO 65647 genome includes a region encoding these proteins:
- a CDS encoding BrxA/BrxB family bacilliredoxin yields the protein MYPEELVKPMRDDLATAGFEELYTSEAVEDALKREGTTLVVVNSVCGCAAANARPAAKLSLQNDKNPDHLVTVFAGVDTEAVNTARAHMVPFPPSSPSMALFKNGDLVHMIERHHIEGRPAEMIAENLTEAYNEHC from the coding sequence ATGTATCCAGAAGAATTGGTAAAACCGATGAGAGATGACCTGGCCACCGCCGGGTTCGAAGAGTTATATACAAGCGAGGCCGTTGAAGACGCATTGAAGCGAGAGGGCACAACCTTGGTAGTGGTGAACTCCGTTTGTGGCTGTGCGGCCGCCAATGCCCGGCCTGCGGCCAAATTGAGTTTGCAGAACGACAAAAACCCTGACCATTTGGTCACTGTTTTTGCAGGGGTCGATACCGAAGCGGTGAACACGGCCCGTGCGCATATGGTACCTTTTCCTCCTTCATCACCAAGTATGGCACTTTTCAAAAACGGTGATTTGGTGCACATGATAGAGCGGCACCATATTGAGGGCAGACCTGCCGAGATGATCGCTGAAAACCTTACGGAGGCGTATAACGAACATTGCTGA
- a CDS encoding lysophospholipid acyltransferase family protein, whose protein sequence is MQKLLSYPLTFFYFLFFGSTLLIFHPIQWFCLNVLGYEAHKRSVSILNWWLMRCTHILGTRYTFKNEHQIATDVPLIIVTNHQSMYDIPPIIWYMRRHHPKFVAKKELGKGIPSVSYNLRHGGSVLIDRKDGQQALAQIAGLGQYIERYNRSAVIFPEGTRSRDGHPKPFKPMGLKTLIKNAPSALIVPISINNSWKLLRYGKFPMGLGCHLKFEVQAPIKNEGNLDDIVAQVEASVKKGIVST, encoded by the coding sequence ATGCAAAAACTATTGTCATATCCGCTGACCTTTTTCTATTTTCTGTTCTTCGGATCGACACTCTTGATCTTTCACCCGATACAGTGGTTTTGCCTAAATGTATTGGGATATGAAGCCCACAAGCGCAGTGTATCAATATTGAACTGGTGGTTGATGCGCTGCACCCATATTCTAGGCACCCGCTATACCTTCAAGAACGAGCACCAAATTGCCACTGACGTTCCGTTGATCATCGTGACCAATCATCAGAGCATGTACGATATTCCGCCCATCATCTGGTACATGCGCCGGCACCATCCAAAATTTGTGGCAAAGAAAGAACTGGGCAAGGGCATACCCAGTGTATCGTACAATCTACGGCATGGCGGGTCAGTGCTCATCGACCGAAAAGATGGGCAACAGGCATTGGCCCAAATTGCCGGTCTAGGGCAGTACATTGAACGGTACAATCGAAGTGCCGTCATTTTTCCCGAAGGTACGCGAAGTCGCGACGGCCATCCCAAGCCCTTCAAACCCATGGGATTGAAAACCTTGATAAAAAATGCCCCTTCTGCACTGATCGTGCCCATCAGCATCAACAATTCTTGGAAGTTGCTCCGTTACGGAAAATTTCCCATGGGATTGGGCTGCCACCTAAAATTCGAGGTGCAGGCCCCCATTAAAAATGAAGGAAATCTTGATGATATCGTGGCCCAAGTGGAAGCATCCGTCAAAAAAGGAATCGTATCGACATGA
- a CDS encoding HD domain-containing protein gives MTNSEIIEKTIAFVKETLKGAEGGHDWFHIQRVFNNTLLIAKDEQVDVLVVSLAALLHDIADAKFHNGDETIGPKMAEDFLRSLPVADEVISHVKKIIENISFKNSLTAEKRFTSKELKVVQDADRLDAMGAIGIARAFNYGGYKGRQLYNPKIAPRPDMTKEAYKNSNGPTINHFYEKLLLLKDKMNTKAGKKLAEQRHQFMLNYLERFFEEWNGQV, from the coding sequence ATGACCAATTCTGAAATCATAGAGAAGACCATTGCCTTTGTCAAAGAAACCTTGAAAGGGGCAGAGGGCGGTCATGACTGGTTTCATATACAACGGGTATTCAACAATACGTTGCTGATCGCCAAAGATGAACAGGTCGATGTGTTGGTGGTCAGCCTTGCGGCACTTTTGCACGATATCGCCGATGCCAAGTTCCACAATGGTGATGAAACCATCGGCCCGAAAATGGCCGAAGATTTTCTAAGATCGCTTCCGGTTGCCGATGAGGTCATTTCGCATGTAAAAAAAATCATTGAAAACATTTCATTCAAAAACTCATTGACGGCTGAAAAAAGGTTCACTTCCAAAGAGCTCAAGGTAGTACAAGATGCCGACCGGTTAGATGCCATGGGGGCCATCGGCATTGCACGTGCCTTCAATTATGGGGGCTACAAAGGGCGCCAACTCTATAATCCGAAAATTGCCCCAAGGCCCGATATGACCAAAGAGGCATACAAAAACTCAAACGGACCCACCATAAATCATTTCTATGAAAAATTATTGCTGCTGAAAGATAAAATGAACACTAAAGCGGGAAAAAAATTGGCTGAACAACGACATCAATTCATGCTCAACTACTTAGAGCGGTTTTTCGAAGAATGGAATGGTCAGGTTTGA
- a CDS encoding Gfo/Idh/MocA family protein, with the protein MQRRKFLKNAAASSAAFTIVPSFVLGKNHVPPSDTLYVGAFGVGGRGNGVIRGMAETNKVKFVALCDVDDRRAANTFKKYRKAKQYKDFRQVFDNHLSEIDAVMVATPDHTHASIALPFMREKKHAYVEKPLTHNIYEARLMTQVAKENGIVTQMGNQGASSDDSRIAREWVESGVIGKVHTIDCWTNRPVWPQGVPIPVEKNSVPKELDWDLWLGPAAMRDYNDAYLPFKWRGWWDFGTGALGDMGCHVMETPFSVLDLGYPTEAEASCTTVWVGDFVEADYSPSCPPSSKIHLKFEHPHHGDIQLNWYDGGLKPDLPDELKDGEDVGDGSGGTVMYGDRGTLIFDTYSRNARFLPSELTNLYKSPAPKYPRVPGDMGGHIANFVEGCLNGTPTSSDFSKAGPLTETVLMGNLAVKAYQYKQLKPGKKVGDWAPYEYPGRRKLTWDGENMRITNYEKANEWVKREYRKGWELT; encoded by the coding sequence ATGCAAAGAAGAAAGTTCCTGAAAAATGCAGCGGCGAGTTCAGCTGCCTTTACCATAGTGCCCAGTTTTGTGTTGGGCAAAAACCATGTACCCCCAAGTGATACACTCTATGTGGGCGCTTTTGGTGTCGGTGGTCGCGGTAACGGCGTTATACGGGGCATGGCCGAAACAAATAAGGTAAAATTTGTCGCCCTATGCGATGTAGATGACAGAAGGGCCGCGAACACGTTTAAAAAATATAGAAAAGCAAAGCAATACAAAGATTTCAGACAGGTCTTTGACAACCATCTGAGTGAAATCGATGCCGTAATGGTCGCCACGCCCGATCATACACATGCCTCGATCGCCTTGCCCTTTATGCGCGAAAAAAAGCATGCCTATGTTGAAAAACCCTTGACCCATAACATCTACGAGGCCCGTTTAATGACCCAAGTGGCCAAAGAAAATGGCATCGTCACCCAAATGGGCAACCAGGGTGCTTCGAGTGATGACAGTAGAATTGCCCGTGAATGGGTTGAATCGGGCGTTATAGGAAAAGTACATACCATCGATTGTTGGACGAACCGCCCCGTGTGGCCCCAGGGAGTTCCCATACCCGTTGAAAAGAACTCGGTCCCAAAAGAGTTGGATTGGGACCTGTGGCTCGGCCCGGCCGCCATGCGCGATTACAATGATGCCTACCTCCCCTTCAAATGGCGGGGCTGGTGGGATTTCGGCACTGGTGCCCTTGGCGATATGGGCTGCCACGTCATGGAGACGCCCTTCAGCGTACTTGACCTCGGTTACCCTACCGAAGCCGAAGCCAGTTGCACCACGGTTTGGGTAGGTGATTTTGTCGAGGCAGATTACAGCCCCTCATGCCCCCCATCCTCTAAAATACATTTGAAATTTGAGCATCCGCACCACGGCGACATACAATTGAACTGGTATGACGGTGGCCTCAAGCCCGATCTGCCCGATGAACTGAAAGATGGAGAAGATGTCGGTGACGGTAGTGGCGGTACGGTCATGTATGGAGATAGGGGCACGCTTATTTTTGACACCTATTCAAGAAATGCACGTTTTTTGCCCTCTGAGTTGACCAACCTTTACAAATCGCCCGCACCAAAATACCCACGGGTGCCCGGCGACATGGGAGGCCATATTGCCAATTTTGTCGAGGGCTGCCTGAACGGCACGCCGACCTCATCAGACTTTTCAAAAGCCGGACCATTGACCGAAACCGTGTTGATGGGCAATTTGGCGGTCAAGGCCTATCAATACAAACAACTGAAACCGGGCAAAAAAGTCGGTGATTGGGCCCCTTACGAATACCCTGGTCGCCGTAAACTGACGTGGGATGGTGAAAACATGCGCATCACCAACTACGAAAAGGCCAATGAATGGGTGAAAAGAGAATATCGCAAAGGCTGGGAATTGACTTAG
- a CDS encoding alpha/beta fold hydrolase yields MTIQIRHQLFIRTNSVKHGRQSIWFLHGFADSGLAYKEVFESSLNEEFNIYVVDLPGFGVSPINSDFISIKEQAVLMSNLIREETANQDKANLVAHSLGGLIGTWVCQNLKEKINWYFNIEGNLTEADSYFSSKPLQFKSAKEFVASFKAEVFEIAKSEERYKRYYSSLRLADPEGMRNWSLTSQEHIKENKCGIEFKQLTCKKVYIWGNADTPKETQKFIVENNIPNQLYEGIGHWHMVENSKQLYRDIHEKIKKV; encoded by the coding sequence ATGACCATCCAGATTCGGCATCAACTATTTATCAGAACAAATTCGGTAAAACACGGAAGGCAATCCATTTGGTTTCTTCATGGTTTTGCAGATTCTGGATTGGCCTATAAAGAAGTCTTTGAATCATCACTTAATGAAGAGTTCAATATCTATGTGGTCGATTTACCCGGATTTGGTGTTAGCCCAATCAATTCAGATTTTATTTCGATCAAGGAGCAAGCCGTTCTGATGTCAAACTTGATCAGGGAAGAAACAGCGAATCAAGATAAAGCAAATCTGGTCGCCCACTCTTTAGGAGGGTTAATTGGAACCTGGGTTTGCCAAAACCTAAAGGAAAAAATCAACTGGTACTTCAACATTGAAGGAAATTTGACCGAGGCAGATAGTTACTTTTCGAGCAAGCCATTACAGTTCAAATCAGCAAAGGAGTTTGTAGCATCATTCAAAGCGGAAGTATTTGAAATCGCAAAATCAGAAGAACGCTATAAAAGATATTATAGCAGTTTACGGTTGGCAGATCCTGAAGGAATGCGAAATTGGAGTTTGACAAGCCAAGAGCATATCAAGGAGAATAAATGTGGAATTGAATTCAAGCAACTGACTTGTAAGAAGGTGTATATATGGGGAAATGCTGACACGCCAAAGGAAACCCAAAAGTTCATTGTTGAAAATAACATTCCGAATCAATTGTATGAAGGGATCGGTCATTGGCATATGGTCGAGAATTCAAAACAATTGTACCGTGATATACATGAAAAAATAAAAAAGGTGTAG
- a CDS encoding LysE family translocator, with amino-acid sequence MEPAIWLSFVGTVIILAITPGPSVLLATANSMKYGKGKTMGTIAGDLTANLCQIILASIGLATLVVSSGELFQIIKWCGVAYLIYMGITKIIAKPQIKLSAHKKEDRSFSKLFVEGFLMSAANPKAIVFFAALFPLFLNETNPIIPQIIILAITFLIIDGLSLFIYAVFAEKLKSYLENQEKVHLQNRIVGSLLILSGILLSLVKRTNH; translated from the coding sequence ATGGAACCGGCAATATGGCTATCATTTGTGGGAACGGTAATCATTTTGGCAATAACCCCTGGGCCAAGTGTGTTATTGGCAACAGCAAATAGCATGAAATATGGCAAGGGAAAAACCATGGGCACCATTGCAGGGGATTTAACCGCCAATCTTTGCCAAATAATTCTTGCTTCTATCGGATTGGCAACCCTAGTGGTCTCTTCTGGAGAATTGTTTCAAATAATCAAATGGTGTGGTGTAGCTTATCTGATATATATGGGAATAACCAAGATCATCGCCAAGCCGCAAATAAAATTATCAGCACATAAAAAAGAAGATCGCAGTTTTTCAAAATTGTTTGTTGAAGGCTTTTTAATGTCAGCGGCAAACCCAAAGGCGATTGTGTTCTTTGCGGCACTTTTTCCTTTATTCCTAAATGAAACAAATCCGATAATTCCGCAAATAATCATTCTTGCCATTACCTTTTTGATTATTGATGGCCTTTCATTGTTCATATATGCCGTTTTTGCCGAAAAGCTAAAATCATATCTTGAAAATCAAGAAAAAGTTCACTTGCAAAATAGAATTGTTGGCAGTTTGTTGATTCTAAGTGGCATACTATTATCATTGGTGAAAAGAACAAACCATTAA
- a CDS encoding nuclear transport factor 2 family protein, with protein sequence MKKVNILLILLVGVMINVKAQHKTMEKNSERSFREYQAIENALKSYIESAKTGDASGYAEDWYEHTRVVGSLDGQFYNITRDETMKFAEQLGGSTQVESRIAWIDYQGNAAVVRLESLNWGGVRYTDFFILSKAEGKWKISGKVFDAHDRN encoded by the coding sequence ATGAAAAAAGTAAATATCCTATTGATTTTGTTGGTAGGGGTAATGATAAACGTAAAAGCACAGCATAAAACCATGGAAAAAAATTCTGAACGATCATTTAGAGAGTATCAGGCAATTGAAAATGCTCTCAAATCATATATTGAATCGGCAAAAACAGGTGATGCAAGCGGATATGCAGAAGACTGGTATGAACACACACGTGTCGTGGGCAGCCTTGATGGACAGTTTTATAATATCACCAGGGATGAAACGATGAAATTTGCGGAACAATTGGGTGGTTCGACCCAAGTGGAAAGCCGCATTGCATGGATAGATTATCAGGGGAACGCGGCAGTGGTCAGGCTTGAGTCCTTAAACTGGGGAGGTGTTCGCTATACCGATTTCTTTATCTTGAGCAAGGCGGAAGGTAAATGGAAGATAAGTGGAAAAGTATTTGATGCCCATGATAGAAATTGA
- a CDS encoding winged helix-turn-helix transcriptional regulator: MLTSKNPIDFRCSCAITSSLDILGDRWILVIIKQMLIEDVETFKDFLESPEAIATNVLTKRLKLLEEIGLITKSRRPGNNKTNYYHLTKEGLELTPVIVDLAIWSHDNLRTLNPTIGDYEELEHIKSNKAAYCQKLIKNYQEKLTPQ; the protein is encoded by the coding sequence ATGTTGACTTCTAAGAACCCCATCGACTTTCGATGTAGCTGTGCGATAACCTCTTCACTTGATATTTTAGGTGACCGATGGATATTGGTCATTATAAAGCAAATGCTGATTGAAGATGTCGAGACATTCAAAGATTTTCTTGAAAGCCCTGAGGCGATTGCCACGAATGTGCTTACCAAAAGGCTAAAATTGCTTGAGGAAATTGGTCTGATCACCAAATCAAGAAGACCTGGTAACAACAAGACAAATTATTATCACTTGACCAAAGAGGGGCTTGAACTTACTCCTGTCATTGTAGACTTGGCCATTTGGAGCCACGACAACCTAAGAACCCTAAACCCTACCATCGGTGACTATGAAGAGTTGGAACACATTAAGTCAAATAAGGCAGCTTATTGTCAAAAACTGATCAAGAACTATCAAGAAAAACTAACTCCACAATAG
- a CDS encoding AraC family transcriptional regulator, with the protein MKPELEKIDIGSSSRSVHFFKLETAAFPAYWHYHPEIELTFIIKGEGTRFVGNSIAPFTDYDLVLVGKNTPHHWVSLMHDAPEMQKAIVFQFSADMFSSFKECERFGSLFELARRGIQFKDPAQEIVDLITVFEHLDTIQQLGAIMEILRLLTLHDDKTLLATEVYAHHHNQKDKIEKFAKINNYILEHLDHKLTVAKMADISNMVPQSFCRWFKQNSGYSFITFLNKTRIENACQLLTHNHLSIQQIAFSSGFESLSHFNRTFKKFKQQSPTAFKKTYHQ; encoded by the coding sequence GTGAAACCCGAATTAGAGAAAATAGACATTGGATCTTCTAGCCGATCGGTTCATTTTTTTAAATTGGAAACAGCTGCTTTCCCGGCTTATTGGCATTATCACCCCGAAATAGAGCTCACGTTCATCATTAAAGGTGAAGGCACCAGATTTGTTGGAAATTCCATTGCCCCTTTTACCGATTACGATTTGGTCTTGGTCGGTAAAAATACCCCTCACCATTGGGTCAGTTTAATGCACGATGCGCCGGAAATGCAAAAAGCAATTGTATTTCAATTCAGTGCAGATATGTTTTCTTCGTTCAAGGAATGTGAACGTTTTGGTTCATTGTTTGAATTGGCTAGGCGCGGTATACAGTTCAAAGACCCTGCACAAGAAATAGTAGATCTCATTACGGTCTTTGAACATCTCGACACTATACAGCAACTGGGCGCTATCATGGAAATATTGCGTTTGTTGACCTTGCACGATGACAAAACATTATTGGCAACCGAAGTATACGCGCATCACCATAACCAAAAAGATAAAATTGAAAAGTTTGCCAAGATCAACAATTACATATTGGAACATTTAGATCATAAACTGACCGTGGCCAAAATGGCAGATATATCCAATATGGTGCCCCAATCGTTCTGTAGATGGTTTAAACAAAACTCAGGGTATTCTTTTATTACTTTTTTGAATAAAACAAGAATAGAAAACGCTTGTCAACTTTTGACCCATAACCATCTATCCATACAACAAATTGCCTTTAGCTCAGGATTTGAAAGTTTGAGCCATTTCAATAGAACGTTCAAAAAGTTTAAACAGCAAAGCCCGACGGCATTTAAAAAGACCTATCACCAGTGA
- a CDS encoding phytanoyl-CoA dioxygenase family protein: protein MNTSKLLDQHYSLTAEQIDFYQENRYIKLKQVLDAETLAHYNAVISKKVDELNRQDIPIEERNTYGKAFLQLFNLWKQDEDIKQLVFSERLAKIAADLLQVDGVRLYHDQALFKEAGGGITPWHADQHYWPLATDKTITAWIPLQETPLDMGPLEFSAGSHEILEGRELSISDDSEVMIQKRLKVTDFKHVIEPFDLGEVSFHSGWVFHRAGANTTAHMRKVMTVIYMDKDMKLKEPKNDGQLNDWNTWCPGAKIGEIINTPLNPVLY from the coding sequence ATGAACACGTCAAAATTATTGGACCAGCACTATTCGTTGACCGCAGAACAAATCGATTTCTACCAAGAGAACCGCTACATAAAATTAAAACAGGTCTTGGATGCAGAAACACTGGCGCATTACAATGCCGTGATCTCAAAAAAAGTCGATGAACTGAATCGACAAGACATTCCGATCGAAGAGCGCAATACGTATGGCAAGGCGTTTTTGCAATTGTTCAATCTATGGAAACAAGATGAAGACATCAAGCAATTGGTCTTTAGCGAACGCTTGGCCAAAATTGCCGCGGATCTGTTGCAAGTAGATGGTGTACGACTGTACCACGATCAGGCCCTGTTCAAGGAAGCCGGTGGCGGTATCACCCCTTGGCATGCCGATCAACACTATTGGCCATTGGCCACGGACAAGACAATCACCGCATGGATACCATTGCAAGAGACCCCACTTGATATGGGACCCTTGGAATTCAGTGCGGGTAGTCACGAAATTTTGGAAGGCAGGGAACTGTCCATTAGCGATGATAGCGAGGTCATGATCCAAAAACGGCTAAAAGTGACCGATTTCAAACATGTCATTGAACCTTTTGACTTGGGAGAAGTAAGTTTTCATTCTGGTTGGGTCTTTCATCGGGCCGGAGCCAATACAACGGCCCATATGCGAAAGGTCATGACCGTAATCTATATGGACAAGGACATGAAATTGAAAGAACCCAAAAATGACGGCCAACTGAACGATTGGAACACCTGGTGCCCGGGTGCAAAAATCGGTGAGATCATCAACACCCCGCTAAATCCGGTGCTATATTAA
- a CDS encoding sugar phosphate isomerase/epimerase family protein — protein MNTIKYLYSYWGSEHMRPKEFLALVISNGFDGIEINLPKDIEFERNFHEALNAVRQVNPSFSCGLQQVLGVKKETPEEYLDIVLKRLDRLVPYNPTFINSHTGKDHYSFSQNCKIIEAIEEFSIQHNIRVYHEIHRGRFTFHSLSTLKYLDVFPNLKFVGDLSHWCVVSESMLQDQADIIDKIIPRIRHIHARVGFEQSPQVNDPFVPEWKAHLDQFVKWWQSIVDHHLPYRDMTITPEFGPFPYMPTMPYTKEPLAKQSRLNMKLKEYLKTSLK, from the coding sequence ATGAATACCATCAAATACCTATACTCCTATTGGGGAAGTGAACATATGAGGCCAAAAGAATTTTTGGCCCTGGTCATTTCAAACGGTTTTGATGGTATTGAGATCAACCTCCCCAAAGACATAGAATTTGAAAGAAATTTTCATGAGGCACTCAATGCGGTCAGGCAAGTAAATCCAAGTTTTAGCTGCGGTCTTCAGCAAGTGCTTGGCGTAAAAAAGGAAACACCAGAAGAATATCTTGATATCGTGTTAAAGCGACTTGACCGACTGGTGCCCTACAATCCTACCTTCATAAATTCCCATACGGGAAAAGACCATTATTCTTTCTCTCAAAATTGTAAGATCATTGAGGCCATTGAAGAGTTTTCAATACAACACAACATACGTGTATACCACGAAATTCATCGGGGGAGATTTACGTTTCACAGCCTATCTACTTTAAAATATTTAGACGTTTTCCCCAATCTAAAGTTCGTGGGCGACCTATCGCATTGGTGTGTTGTTTCAGAGTCGATGCTTCAAGACCAAGCAGACATCATCGACAAAATAATTCCCAGAATACGGCATATTCATGCGCGTGTAGGTTTTGAGCAATCCCCCCAGGTCAATGATCCATTTGTTCCGGAGTGGAAGGCCCACCTTGACCAATTTGTAAAGTGGTGGCAAAGCATAGTAGATCATCATTTACCGTACAGGGATATGACCATTACGCCAGAGTTTGGCCCATTTCCATATATGCCGACCATGCCCTATACCAAAGAGCCTTTGGCGAAGCAAAGTAGATTGAATATGAAGCTGAAAGAATATTTGAAAACGTCCTTGAAATGA
- a CDS encoding beta-L-arabinofuranosidase domain-containing protein — protein sequence MKKISIMLLVILSSCKEPKENSQGENFSKNVHRVAEQLIDDSDKLQFFKNKKNPIKTSYQPFETGSVLPKGWILEMMENDLEKGIVGALDELYPGITSDDLYHMARRGGMEDIPEMGDLVLTGQPWETSIMWWNAETIGNWWEGFIRHAFLTKNETAIEQSHEIVRNLLNSADEDGYIGIYKPNLRYQHDGSNGELWAQTTAFRTMLAYYGFTNNEKVLKAVERAMALTMQRYGKNGRNPFQLKNAFGGATHGLMLTDVCETLYRITNKAEYQDYATYLYEAFSTFSINRSFNDLRYPFLAERDSLFQGHGVHTYEHIRSMVNAYYNTGYPELKEAHNNMIAKLEPCILPSGAGHGDEWISKLTADPDKTAAEYCGMLELRNSYGSLLEKTGEVQFADAAEKLTYNAMLGARNHDGTAITYSKHDNCYAVDGKHHEEDRSANEPRYKYSPTHSEPAVCCVPNYGRNLPYFLDQMYMKFDDGIAILMYGPSELTAPLDDATIIIRQKTDYPWTNKVTFEISATRPKTFTLRFRKPEWSESVTFSGVEAVNSKNGFYEVAKTWPPDETFAITFNNPIKVKPANNDQVYLQKGPLVFAHQIPHKEKTIKTYGDTSFKDYYCLPENEDHKNLVIPENANFKSIEDGELALKGELFDTSRQKEVEATLVPMGKTVLRRVTFPEKKQRLQ from the coding sequence ATGAAAAAAATATCGATAATGCTATTGGTCATACTGTCATCTTGTAAAGAACCAAAAGAAAACTCGCAGGGTGAAAATTTCTCTAAAAATGTACATAGGGTAGCCGAGCAACTGATAGATGACAGTGACAAGCTTCAATTTTTCAAGAACAAGAAAAATCCGATAAAGACAAGCTATCAGCCTTTCGAAACGGGCAGTGTCTTGCCGAAAGGATGGATTTTGGAGATGATGGAAAACGACCTGGAAAAGGGAATCGTGGGCGCGTTAGACGAACTCTATCCAGGTATAACGTCAGATGACCTGTATCATATGGCACGTCGTGGAGGCATGGAGGACATTCCTGAAATGGGTGATCTGGTACTTACGGGCCAGCCATGGGAAACATCGATCATGTGGTGGAATGCAGAAACCATAGGCAACTGGTGGGAAGGTTTCATAAGACATGCGTTTCTGACCAAAAATGAAACAGCGATTGAACAATCGCATGAAATTGTGCGCAACCTATTGAATTCAGCAGATGAAGATGGCTACATTGGAATCTACAAACCAAACCTTCGATACCAACATGATGGCTCAAACGGAGAGCTTTGGGCACAAACAACTGCGTTTAGAACGATGTTGGCCTATTATGGGTTCACAAATAATGAGAAGGTTCTAAAGGCCGTTGAACGCGCCATGGCTTTGACCATGCAACGCTATGGCAAGAATGGCAGAAATCCCTTTCAGCTTAAAAATGCTTTCGGGGGTGCCACGCACGGTCTAATGCTGACCGATGTCTGTGAAACACTGTACCGTATTACCAACAAAGCTGAATATCAAGATTACGCCACCTACCTGTACGAGGCATTTTCTACCTTTTCCATAAATCGATCGTTCAATGATTTGCGCTATCCTTTTTTAGCTGAGAGAGACTCCCTTTTTCAAGGACATGGTGTTCATACGTACGAGCATATTCGTTCTATGGTCAATGCCTATTACAACACCGGTTATCCAGAATTGAAAGAAGCCCACAACAACATGATCGCAAAATTGGAACCCTGTATCTTACCCAGTGGGGCCGGCCATGGAGATGAGTGGATTTCAAAACTGACCGCAGACCCAGACAAAACAGCGGCCGAGTACTGTGGAATGCTCGAGCTAAGAAATTCATACGGGAGTTTATTGGAAAAAACAGGTGAGGTACAGTTCGCCGACGCCGCAGAGAAATTGACCTATAATGCGATGTTGGGAGCCAGAAATCATGACGGAACCGCAATTACGTATTCTAAACACGACAACTGCTATGCAGTGGATGGCAAACATCATGAAGAAGATCGATCGGCCAACGAACCACGGTATAAATATTCGCCCACACATTCTGAACCGGCGGTTTGTTGTGTTCCCAATTACGGTAGAAATCTCCCCTATTTTCTTGATCAAATGTATATGAAGTTCGATGACGGCATTGCCATTCTCATGTACGGCCCTTCAGAACTCACCGCACCACTAGATGATGCGACGATCATCATTCGGCAAAAGACCGACTACCCCTGGACAAACAAAGTGACCTTTGAAATCAGCGCCACAAGACCCAAGACCTTTACGTTGCGGTTCAGAAAGCCAGAGTGGAGTGAATCCGTAACATTTTCAGGGGTAGAGGCCGTAAATTCAAAGAATGGTTTTTATGAAGTAGCCAAAACTTGGCCCCCAGATGAAACCTTTGCCATCACTTTCAATAACCCTATCAAAGTGAAACCGGCAAATAACGATCAAGTCTACCTGCAAAAAGGGCCTTTGGTATTTGCCCATCAAATACCCCATAAAGAAAAAACCATCAAAACCTATGGCGACACCTCTTTCAAAGATTATTACTGTCTTCCTGAAAATGAAGACCACAAGAATCTGGTCATCCCTGAAAATGCCAACTTTAAAAGCATTGAAGACGGTGAATTGGCATTGAAGGGAGAGCTCTTTGATACCTCAAGACAAAAA